The DNA segment AGTGCCGCTGGCGTTGCCTCGGCCAGCGCCGGCGCCATGCCGGCTGCAGGTATTCCAGGACAGTCACTGAATCCGCTGGCGGCGCCTGGCGTTACAAAAGCCGGCACAGAGGGCGTCGCAACAGGCTTGAGCACCAGCCAAGCCGCGGGCCTGGCACTCACCGACACCTTACGTAAAGCGGAAAGCCTGCGCCCGGCAGACGGCGCCAATTTAGTGGCCGACAGCCGTCTCCAAAGCAGCGCCGACAGTCTGTTGCAGCAACCCAACAGCACCGCCCGGGTGCAGACCGATCCGGCATTGGCTCTGCGCGGTTACACAACCTCTGTAGACGTGCCGGTGGGCCAGGCCGATTGGGGCGACAAAGTGATGGGTAAGCTGAGCTGGCTTACCGCGCGCAACATGTCGGTGGCTGAAATTCATCTGTCCCCGGCAGACCTGGGCCCGATGGAAGTAAAGGTGCGTATGCACAACGATCAGGCCAGCATAACGGTGCACGCGGCCAACCCAATGGTGCGTGATCAGTTAGAACAGAATTCCCACCGTTTACGTGAGATGCTGAGTGAGCAGGGCGTTTCGCTGGAGCGTTTTGATGTGTCTGACCAGCCCCGCCAGCAATCCGGTGATCAAGGTAATGCGGAGACCGGCAGTAACGATGGCCAAGACCGCCATGGAGGTGATGGCCGGGCGTCTGCCATGGGTGGGCAGGACGTCATTTTGGCAGGCGGGCAGCTGGATTTGAGCTGGCGTGGTGAGGTTGACCTGTTTGCCTAGGCAAACTGTTTTGCCCAAGGCTGGGCTGAACGGTAAACTGCGCGCAACGGCTTATTTGAGTTTTACAGGATCGATGACTTATGGCAGAGAACACGAGCGCTGATGAACCCGTAGCGAAAAAAAGCAAACTCAAGCTCTTTGTATTGCTGGGTTTTCTGATTTTACTGGCCGTTGGTTTGGCGGTGGCCGGTGCGCTTTGGTTTATGAATGGCAGCTTGCTCGGCATGGGTGGCGCCGAAACCGCTGATGAACAGGCCAAAGAACCGGAATTTCTACCCAGCGTTTATCTGGACTTGGAAGAACCCTTGCTGACCACCGTGCAAGCTGAAGGCCGTCAGCGCTACGCCCAGATACATATGTCACTGGAAGCAGAGAGCCAGGCGGTGCTGGATGCCGCCGAAGTGCATTTGCCATTGCTGCGCAGCCAATTGATTCAGCTACTGGGCAGTCGCAGCTTTGACAGCTTGCGCGCCCCGGGAGGCCGCGAGGAACTGGCGCAAGCGATGACTGACAAGGTCAATGAGCTATTGGCCAACGAGAACGCAGCCGCTATTCGCCAGGTATTGTTCAGCAACTTTGTTGTTCAGTAATTTTGTTGTTCAGTAAGGTGAACGTTTGATATAGCCGTCATGCGGCTGGAATCTACACAGCGGAATCGACTATGCAGGACTTGCTGTCTCAGGACGAAATCGATGCGCTCCTTCACGGAGTGGACGACGGTGACATCGACACCGACGACGACACCGACGACGACGGCGTAAAAAACTACGATTTGGCCAGCCAGGACCGCATCGTCCGCGGGCGCATGCCAACACTGGAAATGATTAACGAGCGTTTTGCCCGGTATACCCGCATCAGTCTGTTCAACATGCTGCGGCGCACCGCCGATGTGTCAACCAGCGGCGTTCAGATCATGAAGTTCGGCGAGTACGTGCACACCCTTTATGTACCAACCAGTTTAAACTTGTGCAAAATCCGTCCGCTGCGCGGCACATCGCTGTTTGTGCTGGATGCAAAGTTGGTCTTCAAACTGGTGGACAACTTCTTCGGTGGCCAGGGCCGCCACGCCAAAATTGAAGGCCGTGAGTTTACGCCTACCGAAAACCGCATTGTGCAGATGATGTTGAATCAGGTATTTCACGACATGCAGGAAGCCTGGCAGACGGTGTTAAAAGTGAATTTCGAGTATCTGAGCTCGGAAGTGAACCCGTCCATGGCCAATATTGTCAGCCCTAGCGAAGTGGTCGTGGTGAGCACTTTTCATATAGAACTGGATGGCGGTGGCGGCGAACTGCACTTTGCGCTGCCATACTCGATGATTGAGCCGATTCGGGATGTGTTAGACGCTGGCGTGCAAAGCGACATCGACGATACCGACGAACGTTGGGTAAGCGCGCTTCAGGAAGACATTAAGGCAGTCAGTGTTGCGGTGAACTCTACAATCTGCCGGCGCCACATTTCACTGCGTGAAGTGGCCAAGTTCAAAGCCGGTGACATCATTCCCATTGAAATGGCGGAGCATTTAACCGTCACCGCTAACGGTATTCCGATATATACCGCAACGTTGGGCACCCGCGATGACAAATTGGCATTGAGAATTCACGGGCGGGCGACGTTGCCCAAGGCTAAGAAACAACTGAAGATAGGACGTACCTAATGGCTGACGACAATAAAACAGACGACCAGAATATGAGTGAAGATGAAAAGCTGGCGGCGGAATGGGAGGCCGCGATGGGTGAGTCTGGCGCGGAAGCTGACAGCACCGAAGACAACTGGGACGAGGCGATGGCCGAGGCGGCTGGCGCTGAGAATCGTGGTAAAGAAAGTGACAAAAAAAACAATGTGCGCGCAGCGCCGATGGAAGAGTTTGGCTCAGACAGCGTGAGTACCTCAAAAGACTCGCCGGATCTCGACGTGATCATGGACATACCGGTGACCATCTCGATGGAAGTCGGCAATACCATGATTCCTATCCGCAATTTGTTACAGCTGAATCAGGGGTCGGTGATCGAGCTTGACCGTCTGGCCGGTGAACCGCTGGACGTGCTGGTGAATGGCACCTTGATTGCCCACGGTGAGGTGGTGATGGTTAACGATAAATTTGGCATTCGCCTGACGGACGTCATGAGCCCGGGCGAGCGCATTAAGCGCTTGCAGAAATAGTATGACTGCAAAGGTCTGGCCGGCAGTTCCTGTATTCTGGATGATGGCGGCGTTTCCGGCCATGGCAGAGCCCGTTGCGCCGCAATCGCAAGCGCAACTGATTGGGGCGACGCGCACTCCGGATACCCTGTCTACTCTGGTGAGCCTGGGTTTGGGCTTGCTGGCGGTGATTGCGATTATCTATGGCTGTGCCTGGCTGATCCGCCGCATGACCGGCATGACCGGCATGAACAACAGCGCCATTAAAGTGGTGTCGGTGATGGCCCTAGGCGCTCGCGAGCGCATTGCGGTGGTGGATGTGGCGGGCCAGCAGTTGCTGCTGGGTATTACGCCCAGCACCATAAGCACTCTGCACGTGTTCGATAAGCCAGTCGTGAGTGTAGGCGGCAGCGCGCCCAGCGGTGAATTTGCCCGCAAACTCCAGTCCCTGATGAATAAAACCCAGGCTCCGAATGTCGCGGCCGACAGTTCTGGTAGATCGACCAATGACCGCAAGATTTGAACCTGCGCGCCTGCTAGAGGCGCTATTTCCGTTACTGATTGTCATCGCTGCCATGGTTTGGGCGCCGCTGGCCCAGGCGGACTTGCCCGGCATACCCGCGTTCACCGTAGAGCCCGGCGCCGGCGAGGGCCAGCAGGAATATTCGGTGACCCTGCAGATTCTGGCGCTGATGACTGCGCTGACGTTTTTGCCGGCGATGCTGATGATGATGACGTCGTTCACCCGCATCATTATCGTATTTTCGATACTGCGCCAGGCCCTGGGCCTGCAATCAGCGCCGTCTAACCAAATTCTGTTGGGGCTGGCGTTGTTTCTGACCATATTCATTATGAAACCGGT comes from the Marinobacter psychrophilus genome and includes:
- a CDS encoding flagellar hook-length control protein FliK, with the translated sequence MSQMLLPQGSASAISEQAASRPAKSRDGGYADSGNGGNSRYQDVSREHTQSLARQDQVKNRSAAQQAAAKDSKADAQKANAADKNAAKPQAADSAKKPADADRNSQAEADDVGKVDEARSENNVPEAITDPQKNVAENTDTADLPDTEPVALTFMELQAMLAPAAPAPGAAGGAVVVNSAAGVASASAGAMPAAGIPGQSLNPLAAPGVTKAGTEGVATGLSTSQAAGLALTDTLRKAESLRPADGANLVADSRLQSSADSLLQQPNSTARVQTDPALALRGYTTSVDVPVGQADWGDKVMGKLSWLTARNMSVAEIHLSPADLGPMEVKVRMHNDQASITVHAANPMVRDQLEQNSHRLREMLSEQGVSLERFDVSDQPRQQSGDQGNAETGSNDGQDRHGGDGRASAMGGQDVILAGGQLDLSWRGEVDLFA
- a CDS encoding flagellar basal body-associated FliL family protein, with amino-acid sequence MAENTSADEPVAKKSKLKLFVLLGFLILLAVGLAVAGALWFMNGSLLGMGGAETADEQAKEPEFLPSVYLDLEEPLLTTVQAEGRQRYAQIHMSLEAESQAVLDAAEVHLPLLRSQLIQLLGSRSFDSLRAPGGREELAQAMTDKVNELLANENAAAIRQVLFSNFVVQ
- the fliM gene encoding flagellar motor switch protein FliM encodes the protein MQDLLSQDEIDALLHGVDDGDIDTDDDTDDDGVKNYDLASQDRIVRGRMPTLEMINERFARYTRISLFNMLRRTADVSTSGVQIMKFGEYVHTLYVPTSLNLCKIRPLRGTSLFVLDAKLVFKLVDNFFGGQGRHAKIEGREFTPTENRIVQMMLNQVFHDMQEAWQTVLKVNFEYLSSEVNPSMANIVSPSEVVVVSTFHIELDGGGGELHFALPYSMIEPIRDVLDAGVQSDIDDTDERWVSALQEDIKAVSVAVNSTICRRHISLREVAKFKAGDIIPIEMAEHLTVTANGIPIYTATLGTRDDKLALRIHGRATLPKAKKQLKIGRT
- the fliN gene encoding flagellar motor switch protein FliN, giving the protein MADDNKTDDQNMSEDEKLAAEWEAAMGESGAEADSTEDNWDEAMAEAAGAENRGKESDKKNNVRAAPMEEFGSDSVSTSKDSPDLDVIMDIPVTISMEVGNTMIPIRNLLQLNQGSVIELDRLAGEPLDVLVNGTLIAHGEVVMVNDKFGIRLTDVMSPGERIKRLQK
- the fliO gene encoding flagellar biosynthetic protein FliO, which codes for MTAKVWPAVPVFWMMAAFPAMAEPVAPQSQAQLIGATRTPDTLSTLVSLGLGLLAVIAIIYGCAWLIRRMTGMTGMNNSAIKVVSVMALGARERIAVVDVAGQQLLLGITPSTISTLHVFDKPVVSVGGSAPSGEFARKLQSLMNKTQAPNVAADSSGRSTNDRKI